A section of the Brachyhypopomus gauderio isolate BG-103 unplaced genomic scaffold, BGAUD_0.2 sc62, whole genome shotgun sequence genome encodes:
- the bcan gene encoding brevican core protein, which translates to MFLPLLLCAICLFVLPSSAVPRPAPDETGHFRVSIPSGAGASALLGGSLTLPCFVYPEQHSIIVSPRVKWSRLSSGHETEILVARGDRMKVSEIYKGRASLPNYASSSDDLTLQLDGLRHNDTGFYRCEVQKGLEDASALVQIKVKGVVFHYRHASSRYAFTFEEAKDACEDIGAQIASPEQLLAAYYSGYEQCDAGWLDDGSVRYPIQMPREGCFGDMDGLPGVRNYGNMDPDELFDVYCYVENIHGEVFHGSRPQRFTLAEAKTYCEQQGAVLATTGQLYAAWNDGLNHCSPGWLSDGSVRYPIVRPRERCGGSEPGVKTVYRYSNQTGFPEPHSRHDAYCFRGNLSYQTVPPVGDLPTEQDKVRRRGIVTLAEPREEFSLGHVTQRTENEAQGTIEILPISSEQTRVEPEERDSTPSPHGDVHTTIRNGEVLTATGRYGWEPESTQSTWKEVFTSLAVSMSKVHLEASREQSVQLEDPSAENGTARYENRSHNHKHYQPMPDTNLEPGERVEYETHEVVKAAPKMDVWETSSEVHEVGGSKHFQPMPDTNLDDEDGIHGDEFEIAEEIHADNTTVPLVSEDRLHTVAQDTSSGTSEGSGEVMTSPSTEDPGPRVFLTLEDSNEYSSYGGSTQSSSLTDLVQPTLRSEPSHEESGWTDGSGAVEGAGQDEERISDTTTVLPLTSEGWKRDRGSTVTITPLFHGERLVSIGPEVMNVSGEHGGNLVVTVLTTPVPHLLTTPVPHLITTPVPQLLTTPVPHLLGTSSTQKAVEVEASSPHKVPGSLPERSTMSSYTVVEEEVEQEEQTGLRHAPDVPTAMTTLSSETEAVSSGNVSSPEGDFSGELEASERRSSVTENRDLPPAPTTSTLPLSSTELLILNTTDINNTQSDFNITLSIVEVTLLSGSTLTPSSHSPTSPTPPQEVRADVEVSGDDVLTTEGPNSSTESNSTTAPSAELVGSNGNFTTVAKDNAEDDDFRLTTASPQNGQDENEVSIPAQPLKCPPTPAAQPLKIRTGISDSCVENPCANGGTCIDTRLGVKCLCLPTYGGEFCQTDLEECEPGWEKFQGNCYKHFSKRQSWEAAEQYCRMSAAHLVSVMSPEEQQFINDKYREYQWTGLNDRTIEGDFRWSDGNPLLFENWYRGQPDSYFLSGEDCVVMVWHDEGRWSDVPCNYHLSYTCKKGITFCGQPPVVLNAMLFGRQRLRYESGDQVRYYCQDGFIQRHYPVVQCQSNGEWEKPQITCTPKLQQSNGQPVTPLTAQSYDIFIEDTTTEKAKTQW; encoded by the exons ATGTTCCTGCCTCTACTGCTGTGTGCCATCTGTCTCTTTGTGCTGCCGTCCTCTGCTGTCCCCAGACCAGCACCAG ATGAAACGGGCCACTTCCGGGTCTCCATACCCTCCGGCGCCGGTGCGTCTGCTCTGCTGGGCGGCTCCCTCACTCTGCCGTGCTTCGTGTATCCGGAGCAGCACAGCATAATCGTCTCGCCACGCGTGAAGTGGAGCAGGCTCTCCTCGGGCCACGAGACCGAGATCCTGGTGGCCCGAGGAGATAGGATGAAGGTCAGCGAGATTTATAAGGGCCGCGCCTCACTGCCCAATTACGCCTCCTCCTCAGATGACCTCACTCTCCAGCTGGACGGCCTGCGGCACAACGACACGGGATTCTACCGCTGTGAGGTCCAGAAAGGCCTGGAGGACGCTAGCGCTCTGGTGCAAATCAAAGTCAAAG GTGTGGTGTTCCACTACCGACACGCCTCCAGCCGCTATGCGTTCACGTTTGAGGAGGCCAAAGATGCGTGTGAGGACATCGGGGCTCAGATTGCCTCTCCAGAGCAGCTGCTGGCTGCGTACTACAGTGGCTATGAGCAGTGTGACGCTGGATGGCTAGATGATGGCTCTGTCAG GTACCCTATCCAGATGCCACGTGAGGGCTGTTTTGGAGACATGGATGGCTTACCAGGGGTTCGAAACTACGGCAACATGGATCCAGATGAGCTTTTTGATGTATATTGTTATGTAGAGAATATTCATG GCGAGGTCTTCCATGGCTCCAGGCCCCAGAGATTCACCCTGGCTGAGGCGAAGACCTACTGTGAGCAGCAGGGGGCGGTGTTGGCCACCACTGGCCAGCTCTACGCTGCGTGGAACGACGGTCTGAACCACTGCAGTCCTGGCTGGCTCTCCGATGGCAGCGTGCGCTATCCCATCGTGAGGCCGAGGGAGCGCTGTGGGGGCTCGGAGCCTGGCGTCAAGACGGTGTATCGCTACAGCAACCAGACGGGCTTCCCCGAGCCTCACAGTCGTCATGACGCCTACTGCTTCCGGG GAAACCTCAGTTATCAAACAGTGCCTCCGGTTGGTGACTTGCCCACAGAGCAAGATAAGGTCAGGAGGCGGGGCATCGTGACCTTAGCTGAGCCTCGGGAGGAGTTCAGTCTGGGTCATGTGACTCAGCGCACGGAGAACGAGGCACAGGGGACTATAGAGATCTTGCCGATCTCCAGCGAACAGACCCGTGTGGAGCCAGAGGAGCGCGACTCCACACCATCCCCACATGGAGACGTTCACACCACCATCAGAAATGGGGAAGTTCTCACCGCCACAGGAAGATACGGGTGGGAACCTGAGTCAACTCAGAGCACATGGAAAGAAGTGTTCACTAGTCTCGCTGTCTCGATGTCCAAGGTCCATCTGGAGGCCAGTCGCGAGCAGAGTGTCCAGCTGGAAGACCCAAGTGCAGAAAATGGCACAGCACGTTATGAAAACCGGAGTCACAACCATAAACACTATCAGCCTATGCCAGACACCAACCTGGAACCAGGAGAGCGAGTGGAATATGAGACGCACGAGGTGGTCAAAGCAGCACCTAAAATGGACGTCTGGGAGACATCATCTGAGGTTCACGAGGTCGGGGGATCCAAACACTTCCAACCTATGCCTGACACCAACCTAGACGATGAAGATGGAATTCATGGGGATGAATTTGAGATCGCAGAGGAAATACATGCAGACAACACCACGGTGCCATTGGTATCAGAAGATCGTCTGCACACTGTGGCTCAGGACACTTCTTCAGGAACCTCGGAGGGATCAGGAGAGGTAATGACCTCACCATCTACAGAAGACCCTGGACCCCGTGTCTTCCTGACTCTAGAAGATTCAAATGAGTATTCGTCATACGGAGGCAGCACCCAGAGTTCTTCACTGACAGATCTCGTTCAGCCTACACTGA GATCAGAGCCCAGTCATGAGGAGTCTGGCTGGACAGACGGTTCTGGTGCTGTGGAGGGAGCCGGGCAGGACGAGGAACGTatttcagacacaaccacagtgcTGCCTCTCACGTCAGAGGGTTGGAAACGTGATCGTGGTTCAACTGTAACTATAACCCCTCTATTTCATGGAGAACGTCTAGTATCTATTGGTCCAGAGGTCATGAATGTTTCTGGAGAACATGGTGGTAACCTCGTAGTgaccgtcctgaccacaccTGTGCCCCACCTCCTGACCACACCTGTGCCCCACCTCATAACCACACCTGTGCCCCAACTCCTGACCACACCTGTGCCCCACCTCCTGGGCACATCCAGTACTCAGAAGGCGGTGGAGGTGGAAGCAAGTTCCCCTCACAAGGTGCCAGGCTCTCTTCCAGAGCGCAGCACCATGTCCAGCTACACCgttgtggaggaagaggtggagcaggaggagcagaCGGGGCTCAGACATGCACCCGATGTCCCCACCGCCATGACAACTCTGTCCAGCGAGACTGAAGCGGTTTCCAGTGGAAATGTCAGCAGCCCTGAGGGAGACTTTTCAGGAGAGCTGGAGGCGTCTGAAAGGAGATCTTCAGTCACGGAGAACCGTGACCTCCCGCctgcccccaccacctccaccttacCCCTCAGTTCCACAGAGCTGCTGATTCTGAACACAACCGATATTAATAACACTCAGAGTGACTTCAACATCACTCTTTCCATAGTTGAAGTCACTCTGCTCTCAGGGAGTACCCTCACACCCAGCTCACACTCTCCAACATCTCCCACCCCACCACAGGAGGTCAGGGCAGATGTGGAGGTCAGTGGAGATGACGTGCTGACCACTGAAGGCCCGAACTCCTCAACTGAATCAAATTCCACCACGGCTCCGTCTGCAGAGCTGGTGGGGAGTAACGGCAACTTCACTACTGTGGCAAAAGATAACGCAGAAGACGACGACTTCCGTCTGACAACGGCCAGTCCTCAGAACGGACAGGATGAGAATGAAGTGTCCATCCCAGCACAGCCTCTGAAATGCCCGCCCACCCCCGCCGCCCAGCCGCTGAAAATCAGAACCGGCATCTCAG ACAGCTGTGTGGAGAATCCTTGTGCAAACGGAGGCACCTGTATAGACACTAGACTGGGTGTCAAATGCCTCTGCCTGCCAACCTATGGAGGAGAATTCTGCCAAACCG ATCTGGAGGAGTGTGAACCAGGCTGGGAGAAGTTCCAGGGAAACTGTTACAAGCACTTCTCAAAGCGCCAGAGCTGGGAGGCAGCTGAGCAGTATTGCCGCATGTCTGCAGCTCACCTGGTCTCCGTCATGTCCCCCGAGGAGCAGCAGTTCATCAACG ATAAATACAGGGAGTACCAGTGGACCGGCCTCAACGACAGGACCATTGAGGGGGATTTCCGCTGGTCTGATGGCAACCCGCTG CTATTTGAGAACTGGTATCGCGGTCAGCCTGACAGTTATTTTCTGTCTGGAGAGgactgtgtggtgatggtgtggcaTGACGAGGGACGCTGGAGTGACGTCCCCTGTAACTATCATCTGTCCTACACCTGCAAGAAGGGCATCA CCTTCTGCGGCCAGCCGCCAGTTGTGTTGAACGCCATGTTGTTTGGTCGACAACGACTGCGGTACGAGAGCGGTGATCAGGTGCGTTACTACTGCCAGGACGGTTTCATTCAGAGACACTACCCCGTCGTACAGTGCCAGAGCAATGGAGAGTGGGAGAAGCCACAGATCACCTGCACGCCCA AACTTCAACAATCAAATGGACAACCCGTCACACCCCTCACTGCTCAGAGCTACGACATATTCATAGAAGACACGACAACAGAAAAGGCCAAAACACAGTGGTGA
- the isg20l2 gene encoding interferon-stimulated 20 kDa exonuclease-like 2 isoform X3: protein MQITVKNIHVERNRGKEKTRKTKILVPGIVKESTVPSSSESQIQFSSALSSVATCTGIPLKYIAIDCEMVGTGPKGQCSELARCSVVSYDGDVIYDKFIKPVNPVTDLRTRWSGVRWKDLRKATPFREAQKEILKILSGKVIVGHAIHHDLKVLHYSHPAFLIRDTSRIPILNRKAGLPENQTASLKKLTKILFNKDIQMEKKGHSSVEDAKATMELYKIVQVEWERTLPSNPGS from the exons ATGCAAATAACTGTGAAAAACATACATGTAGAAAGAAACCGTGGCAaggaaaaaacaagaaaaacaaagaTTCTTGTACCAG GGATTGTCAAGGAATCCACAGTGCCTTCAAGTTCTGAATCTCAAATACAGTTCTCTTCAGCACTGAGCAGCGTGGCAACATGTACCGGCATCCCACTGAAATATATAGCCATTGACTGTGAGATGGTAGGCACAGGACCGAAAGGCCAATGCAGTGAGCTTGCCCGTTGTAGCGTAGTCTCCTATGACGGGGATGTAATTTATGACAAGTTCATCAAGCCTGTTAACCCCGTCACAGATCTTCGCACCCGCTGGAGTGGGGTGAGGTGGAAAGATCTCCGCAAAGCCACACCCTTCAGAGAAGCCCAGAAAGAA ATTTTAAAGATTCTCTCAGGGAAAGTGATTGTGGGTCATGCCATCCATCATGACTTGAAGGTTTTGCACTATTCCCATCCTGCCTTCCTTATACGAGACACCTCACGCATCCCGATCCTGAATCGGAAAGCTGGACTGCCTGAGAATCAAACTGCATCCCTGAAGAAGCTCACAAAGATTCTCTTCAACAAGGATATACAG atggagaagaaaggcCACTCATCAGTTGAAGATGCAAAAGCCACGATGGAGCTCTATAAGATAGTGCAGGTGGAGTGGGAGAGGACGTTGCCCTCAAACCCTGGGTCCTAG
- the isg20l2 gene encoding interferon-stimulated 20 kDa exonuclease-like 2 isoform X2 produces the protein MSLHSFLRRRRVLEKRGLLKKKQNANNCEKHTCRKKPWQGKNKKNKDSCTRYPQSSTPPAELSTNPSSSAQVHHENSVSGIVKESTVPSSSESQIQFSSALSSVATCTGIPLKYIAIDCEMVGTGPKGQCSELARCSVVSYDGDVIYDKFIKPVNPVTDLRTRWSGVRWKDLRKATPFREAQKEILKILSGKVIVGHAIHHDLKVLHYSHPAFLIRDTSRIPILNRKAGLPENQTASLKKLTKILFNKDIQMEKKGHSSVEDAKATMELYKIVQVEWERTLPSNPGS, from the exons ATGTCTTTGCACTCATTTCTCAG GAGGAGACGCGTCCTGGAGAAGAGGGGGCTATTAAAAAAGAAGCAAAATGCAAATAACTGTGAAAAACATACATGTAGAAAGAAACCGTGGCAaggaaaaaacaagaaaaacaaagaTTCTTGTACCAGGTACCCACAATCCTCTACCCCTCCGGCAGAATTATCCACAAATCCCTCCAGTTCTGCCCAAGTACACCATGAAAACTCTGTTTCAGGGATTGTCAAGGAATCCACAGTGCCTTCAAGTTCTGAATCTCAAATACAGTTCTCTTCAGCACTGAGCAGCGTGGCAACATGTACCGGCATCCCACTGAAATATATAGCCATTGACTGTGAGATGGTAGGCACAGGACCGAAAGGCCAATGCAGTGAGCTTGCCCGTTGTAGCGTAGTCTCCTATGACGGGGATGTAATTTATGACAAGTTCATCAAGCCTGTTAACCCCGTCACAGATCTTCGCACCCGCTGGAGTGGGGTGAGGTGGAAAGATCTCCGCAAAGCCACACCCTTCAGAGAAGCCCAGAAAGAA ATTTTAAAGATTCTCTCAGGGAAAGTGATTGTGGGTCATGCCATCCATCATGACTTGAAGGTTTTGCACTATTCCCATCCTGCCTTCCTTATACGAGACACCTCACGCATCCCGATCCTGAATCGGAAAGCTGGACTGCCTGAGAATCAAACTGCATCCCTGAAGAAGCTCACAAAGATTCTCTTCAACAAGGATATACAG atggagaagaaaggcCACTCATCAGTTGAAGATGCAAAAGCCACGATGGAGCTCTATAAGATAGTGCAGGTGGAGTGGGAGAGGACGTTGCCCTCAAACCCTGGGTCCTAG
- the isg20l2 gene encoding interferon-stimulated 20 kDa exonuclease-like 2 isoform X1, which produces MSGITLNLNFDVPSQDECQKNDRGNAKHNNFVRRRRVLEKRGLLKKKQNANNCEKHTCRKKPWQGKNKKNKDSCTRYPQSSTPPAELSTNPSSSAQVHHENSVSGIVKESTVPSSSESQIQFSSALSSVATCTGIPLKYIAIDCEMVGTGPKGQCSELARCSVVSYDGDVIYDKFIKPVNPVTDLRTRWSGVRWKDLRKATPFREAQKEILKILSGKVIVGHAIHHDLKVLHYSHPAFLIRDTSRIPILNRKAGLPENQTASLKKLTKILFNKDIQMEKKGHSSVEDAKATMELYKIVQVEWERTLPSNPGS; this is translated from the exons ATGTCAGGAATTACACTGAACCTAAACTTTGATGTACCCAGTCAGGATGAGTGCCAAAAAAATGACAGAGGTAATGCCAAACACAATAACTTTGTTAGGAGGAGACGCGTCCTGGAGAAGAGGGGGCTATTAAAAAAGAAGCAAAATGCAAATAACTGTGAAAAACATACATGTAGAAAGAAACCGTGGCAaggaaaaaacaagaaaaacaaagaTTCTTGTACCAGGTACCCACAATCCTCTACCCCTCCGGCAGAATTATCCACAAATCCCTCCAGTTCTGCCCAAGTACACCATGAAAACTCTGTTTCAGGGATTGTCAAGGAATCCACAGTGCCTTCAAGTTCTGAATCTCAAATACAGTTCTCTTCAGCACTGAGCAGCGTGGCAACATGTACCGGCATCCCACTGAAATATATAGCCATTGACTGTGAGATGGTAGGCACAGGACCGAAAGGCCAATGCAGTGAGCTTGCCCGTTGTAGCGTAGTCTCCTATGACGGGGATGTAATTTATGACAAGTTCATCAAGCCTGTTAACCCCGTCACAGATCTTCGCACCCGCTGGAGTGGGGTGAGGTGGAAAGATCTCCGCAAAGCCACACCCTTCAGAGAAGCCCAGAAAGAA ATTTTAAAGATTCTCTCAGGGAAAGTGATTGTGGGTCATGCCATCCATCATGACTTGAAGGTTTTGCACTATTCCCATCCTGCCTTCCTTATACGAGACACCTCACGCATCCCGATCCTGAATCGGAAAGCTGGACTGCCTGAGAATCAAACTGCATCCCTGAAGAAGCTCACAAAGATTCTCTTCAACAAGGATATACAG atggagaagaaaggcCACTCATCAGTTGAAGATGCAAAAGCCACGATGGAGCTCTATAAGATAGTGCAGGTGGAGTGGGAGAGGACGTTGCCCTCAAACCCTGGGTCCTAG
- the mettl25b gene encoding methyltransferase-like protein 25B isoform X1, with protein sequence MFLVTLSEEQQRDLADRLVGVLSRYRHISDSYIIEFFSENLWQTLPGGWQTALCDLSAPQIADLLLDRTMKNRTYPSVWPLSLLALRATSHALVFPRMPPDHCALGTVGPMKPEEFGSNSCQSSLLGHIFRKHVKPKKQHEIRKLGLLVKQLCDQTKCSRVIDVGSGQGHLTRFLSFGLGLDVTGIEADPNLVSMASRFDQQLLLTLAKEREKSGTSRFPHIEPGPAPQHVVGWVSPTATWEGFLQQLDRRENDCETYPNTSGPCQKRQRVLASGQECEPETGLAHGTQQFCTEERNLVAGPTERPSAAVLQQCDAGNSHCVAQSNTETTQHLPTALVSNQPYKVDNGSTMNESPVGAKTSKTRQTSATHPDICVGIKEVSSSDFVLTGLHACGDLSVTLLRHFVNCPYIQGITSVACCYMKITTVENPMPPGVVSPPLVDNPKEKSPSQYGYPMSTWVRGLPGHQLSYKAREGACHAIEDYLHRLRDESGLLKTHCYRAALESIIRAEKPHLCRAGIQTIKKAHELPFAEYARLGLPRVGLPADLPFDPVGVEAMLKQQNRVVVFFSLALLLAPVVETLVLLDRMLFLQERGFQSQLVPLFDAALSPRNLVLVAVKSKADEEAR encoded by the exons ATGTTTCTGGTCACGCTGTCTGAAGAGCAGCAGAGGGATTTGGCGGACAGGCTGGTCGGGGTCCTCTCCAGATATAGACACATATCTGACTCCTACATCATT GAGTTTTTCAGTGAGAATCTGTGGCAGACCCTCCCAGGGGGGTGGCAGACGGCCCTGTGTGACCTGTCGGCTCCTCAGATAGCAGACCTGCTGCTCGACAGGACCATGAAGAACAGGAC CTACCCCTCTGTCTGGCCTCTCTCCTTGCTTGCACTGCGAGCCACGTCTCATGCGCTGGTGTTTCCACGGATGCCCCCAGACCATTGTGCCCTGGGCACCGTGGGCCCAATGAAACCAGAGGAGTTCGGCTCAAACAGCTGTCAGAGTTCTCTGCTTGGTCACATTTTCCGCAAACACGTCAAGCCCAAGAAACAACATGAGATCCGCAAGCTCGGACTG TTGGTTAAGCAGCTGTGTGATCAGACTAAGTGTAGCAGGGTGATTGATGTTGGATCTGGTCAG GGCCACTTGACCCGGTTCTTGTCCTTTGGCCTTGGTCTGGATGTTACTGGTATCGAGGCTGACCCGAACCTTGTTTCCATGGCTTCTAGATTTGATCAACAGCTCTTGTTGACACTGgctaaagagagagaaaag TCAGGCACCTCTCGGTTTCCTCACATTGAACCTGGTCCTGCACCTCAGCATGTAGTTGGCTGGGTCAGCCCCACAGCCACGTGGGAGGGTTTCCTTCAGCAGCTGGATAGGAGGGAGAATGACTGTGAGACTTACCCAAACACTTCAGGACCATGTCAAAAGAGACAGAGGGTTTTGGCTTCAGGCCAGGAATGTGAACCTGAAACAGGTCTTGCTCATGGAACTCAGCAGTTCTGCACAGAGGAACGCAACTTGGTGGCTGGTCCCACAGAGAGACCAAGCGCAGCTGTTCTACAGCAGTGCGACGCAGGAAACTCTCACTGTGTAGCTCAGTCAAAcacagagacaacacaacacctCCCTACTGCACTCGTTTCAAACCAGCCATATAAGGTGGATAATGGGAGCACCATGAATGAGTCACCAGTAGGTGCCAAGACCAGCAAGACAAGACAGACTTCAGCCACACATCCTGACATCTGTGTTGGTATAAAAGAAGTCAGCAGTTCTGATTTTGTCCTGACAGGGCTTCATGCTTGTGGAGATCTTAGTGTTACTCTCCTCCGCCATTTTGTTAATTGCCCCTACATTCAAGGAATCACCTCGGTAGCATGCTGCTATATGAAGATCACCACTGTGGAAAACCCCATGCCTCCTGGAGTTGTGTCACCTCCCCTGGTTGACAACCCAAAAGAGAAGTCACCATCACAGTATGGCTACCCAATGAGTACATGGGTGAGGGGGTTACCCGGACACCAGCTGTCCTATAAGGCGCGAGAAGGAGCGTGCCATGCCATTGAGGACTATCTTCATAGGCTGAGAGATGAGAGTGGGTTGCTGAAAACACACTGCTACAGAGCAGCACTGGAGAGCATCATCAGAGCCGAGAAACCTCACCTATGCAGAGCTGGCATCCAGACCATTAAAAAAGCCCATGAACTGCCATTTGCAGA GTATGCTCGTCTGGGTCTGCCCAGAGTGGGCCTGCCAGCTGACCTGCCCTTTGACCCTGTTGGTGTGGAGGCCATGCTAAAGCAACAGAACAGGGTGGTAGTGTTCTTCAGCCTTGCGCTGCTGCTGGCTCCAGTAGTAGAGACCCTGGTGCTGCTGGACAGAATGCTGTTCCTGCAGGAGAGAG GTTTTCAGAGCCAGTTGGTTCCTCTGTTTGATGCAGCTCTGTCGCCCAGAAACCTTGTGCTGGTGGCAGTGAAGTCAAAAGCAGATGAAGAGGCCCGTTAA
- the mettl25b gene encoding methyltransferase-like protein 25B isoform X2, whose product MFLVTLSEEQQRDLADRLVGVLSRYRHISDSYIIEFFSENLWQTLPGGWQTALCDLSAPQIADLLLDRTMKNRTYPSVWPLSLLALRATSHALVFPRMPPDHCALGTVGPMKPEEFGSNSCQSSLLGHIFRKHVKPKKQHEIRKLGLLVKQLCDQTKCSRVIDVGSGQGHLTRFLSFGLGLDVTGIEADPNLVSMASRFDQQLLLTLAKEREKSGTSRFPHIEPGPAPQHVVGWVSPTATWEGFLQQLDRRENDCETYPNTSGPCQKRQRVLASGQECEPETGLAHGTQQFCTEERNLVAGPTERPSAAVLQQCDAGNSHCVAQSNTETTQHLPTALVSNQPYKVDNGSTMNESPVGAKTSKTRQTSATHPDICVGIKEVSSSDFVLTGLHACGDLSVTLLRHFVNCPYIQGITSVACCYMKITTVENPMPPGVVSPPLVDNPKEKSPSQYGYPMSTWVRGLPGHQLSYKAREGACHAIEDYLHRLRDESGLLKTHCYRAALESIIRAEKPHLCRAGIQTIKKAHELPFAEYGLILQVCSSGSAQSGPAS is encoded by the exons ATGTTTCTGGTCACGCTGTCTGAAGAGCAGCAGAGGGATTTGGCGGACAGGCTGGTCGGGGTCCTCTCCAGATATAGACACATATCTGACTCCTACATCATT GAGTTTTTCAGTGAGAATCTGTGGCAGACCCTCCCAGGGGGGTGGCAGACGGCCCTGTGTGACCTGTCGGCTCCTCAGATAGCAGACCTGCTGCTCGACAGGACCATGAAGAACAGGAC CTACCCCTCTGTCTGGCCTCTCTCCTTGCTTGCACTGCGAGCCACGTCTCATGCGCTGGTGTTTCCACGGATGCCCCCAGACCATTGTGCCCTGGGCACCGTGGGCCCAATGAAACCAGAGGAGTTCGGCTCAAACAGCTGTCAGAGTTCTCTGCTTGGTCACATTTTCCGCAAACACGTCAAGCCCAAGAAACAACATGAGATCCGCAAGCTCGGACTG TTGGTTAAGCAGCTGTGTGATCAGACTAAGTGTAGCAGGGTGATTGATGTTGGATCTGGTCAG GGCCACTTGACCCGGTTCTTGTCCTTTGGCCTTGGTCTGGATGTTACTGGTATCGAGGCTGACCCGAACCTTGTTTCCATGGCTTCTAGATTTGATCAACAGCTCTTGTTGACACTGgctaaagagagagaaaag TCAGGCACCTCTCGGTTTCCTCACATTGAACCTGGTCCTGCACCTCAGCATGTAGTTGGCTGGGTCAGCCCCACAGCCACGTGGGAGGGTTTCCTTCAGCAGCTGGATAGGAGGGAGAATGACTGTGAGACTTACCCAAACACTTCAGGACCATGTCAAAAGAGACAGAGGGTTTTGGCTTCAGGCCAGGAATGTGAACCTGAAACAGGTCTTGCTCATGGAACTCAGCAGTTCTGCACAGAGGAACGCAACTTGGTGGCTGGTCCCACAGAGAGACCAAGCGCAGCTGTTCTACAGCAGTGCGACGCAGGAAACTCTCACTGTGTAGCTCAGTCAAAcacagagacaacacaacacctCCCTACTGCACTCGTTTCAAACCAGCCATATAAGGTGGATAATGGGAGCACCATGAATGAGTCACCAGTAGGTGCCAAGACCAGCAAGACAAGACAGACTTCAGCCACACATCCTGACATCTGTGTTGGTATAAAAGAAGTCAGCAGTTCTGATTTTGTCCTGACAGGGCTTCATGCTTGTGGAGATCTTAGTGTTACTCTCCTCCGCCATTTTGTTAATTGCCCCTACATTCAAGGAATCACCTCGGTAGCATGCTGCTATATGAAGATCACCACTGTGGAAAACCCCATGCCTCCTGGAGTTGTGTCACCTCCCCTGGTTGACAACCCAAAAGAGAAGTCACCATCACAGTATGGCTACCCAATGAGTACATGGGTGAGGGGGTTACCCGGACACCAGCTGTCCTATAAGGCGCGAGAAGGAGCGTGCCATGCCATTGAGGACTATCTTCATAGGCTGAGAGATGAGAGTGGGTTGCTGAAAACACACTGCTACAGAGCAGCACTGGAGAGCATCATCAGAGCCGAGAAACCTCACCTATGCAGAGCTGGCATCCAGACCATTAAAAAAGCCCATGAACTGCCATTTGCAGA GTATGGTCTGATTCTGCAGGTATGCTCGTCTGGGTCTGCCCAGAGTGGGCCTGCCAGCTGA